The Flaviflexus equikiangi genome contains the following window.
CATCGATGGCATCCGTGTCGATGCTGTCGCCTCTCTCATCTACCTCGACTATTCCCGCAAGGAAGGCCAGTGGCGTCCCAACATCTATGGCGGGCGCGAGAACCTGGAGGCGATCGCCTTCCTTCAGGAGACGAACGCGACCGCCTACCGGAACCATCCCGGCATCATGATGATCGCTGAAGAATCCACGTCGTGGCCGGGCGTGACGGCCATGACCGATGGTGGTGGACTCGGCTTCGGACTGAAATGGAACATGGGGTGGATGAACGACACTCTCAGGTACCTGGCTGAGGAACCCATCAACCGGCGATACCACCACGGAGAGATCACGTTCTCGCTCGTCTACGCGTTCTCGGAGCAGTTCCTCCTGCCGATCTCACACGATGAGGTCGTCCACGGCAAGGGCTCCCTGTATTCGAAGATGCCGGGCGATGATTGGCAGAAGCGCGCAGGCGTTCGCTCACTCCTCGCCTACCAGTGGGCACATCCCGGCAAGCAGCTCCTCTTCATGGGTCAAGAGTTCGCTCAGATCAGCGAATGGAGCGAGTCGAAGGGCCTCGACTGGTGGCTGACAGACAACGCCAACCACGATCAGGTGATGGCGATGGTCGCCGATCTCAACAAGGTTTATGTCGAGCATCCCGCGCTCTGGTCGGATGACTTCAGCAACCATGGCTTCGAATGGATCGACGTCTCCGACGGTGACCACAACACCCTGACGTTCCTGCGCAAGTCTGCCGATGAGCAGGACTGGCTCGTCGCGATCGTCAACTTCGCGGGAACACCACACGAGAACTATCGTGTGGGACTTCCCTTCCCGGGCGAATGGGACGAGGTGCTCAACACCGACGATCTCAAGTACGGCGGTTCCGGTGTCACCAACGGCATCGTTAACGCCGAGCCGATCGGCTGGAACGGACGCGCCCACTCGGCGGCCCTGCGGGTTCCCCCGCTCGGCGTGGTCTACCTCAGCCCGAAGGATGCTCGGAAGCCCCAGCTGCCGTAAACGGAGGTGCCCCGCTGGGGGCACCTCCTCCGGCTCATAGCCGCAGAATAGCCTGCTGTCAGGCGGCTACCCTCGCGACGTTGAAGAGCTCCGCCGGCATCGCCCTCTCGAGCTTCCACGTGATGTGCATGGGCTGTGAGCCCTCGTGGTCCATGTAGGAGACGGGGCCGAGGAAGACGTAGGGCTCGATTCCATCTGGGATCTCCTGGCTGGTCTTCGTCCTGCGCACGAAGAGGAGCGGGGTGCGCGCGTCCTCCCCCAGACCCCGATACATGAGCCCCTTCCTGCTGTCCGGAGTTGTCGAGTTCTGCGAGTCCCACGCGAATTCCCGATCGGTCAGTGCGTAGTCCTTGTACATCGTCTGAGGCGAATAGTGCTTCTCGTTCTTCTCGAGAGTCACGAGGAGAGCGACAGCATCCACTGTCGCAGACTCGAGGACGCCCTCGACGAACGACGAGGGGATGCGGGACGTTTCGTGAGCGGCGAGACCGGCGAAGAGTTCTTCGCGCGAGTAGACGCCGTGCGTCATCAGCGGCGATTTCCCTTCGAGTAGACGTTCGGGGCGGATCACCCGCCGCTCGGTTTCCTCGACGATCCGCCATACCTGCTCGAGTTCATCCGCGACAGCCGGATAGCGTCGCAGCCTCTCAAGCGCCTCATCAAGGGTGAACCTTTCGGATGATGGAGTGAACCTTCCCGTCATCCACACCGAGAACACGAGCATCCATGCAAGGCGCCGTTCCACCTCCCCCATGCCCCGTTCGCTCTGTGTTCCGCGGAGAAGACGCAGATAGCCCGTCTGGCGCACGGGGTCGTTGACGTGGGTCAAGGCGTGGACTCGGTTGTTGATGTCGATGAACGCGTCGTCTGCGAAGAGGTCGGCCAGACTGTCCTCGACGCCGGACTGTGAGAGCGCATAGTTCCAGGTGCATCGAATGGCTTTTCCGCCTCGGGATCTCGACTGCTTCCCCCGATAGATCGTCGCGAAGCTGTGACCATAGGCTAAGAGGAAATCGGGGAGGAACTCGACGGGCCGCCTCGTACCGTCGGACACCACAAGCTCTCGGACCTGCTCGAACAGTTTCGGGCGGGAGATCGACAGGGACTGCTTGATGTTCGCAATCACGTGCTGCTGTGTGATCTCGTCGAGCTCGACGCTGCACCCGGCCGGGAGGTCCGGGAAGCCGCCCGTGACGGCATGTGCGGTCAATCGCCCGCCCCTCACAAAAGCCTTATATTTTTTCTCGAACCTGTACAGCCCTGAATGGTTGCCGACGAAGTCGAGAACGGTGAGCACGCTCTTTCGCGGTGCTCGGCGCAGGCCGCGTCCCAGCTGCTGCTGGAACAGTGTCGGCGATTCGGTCGGCCGGAGCATGAGGAGCGTGTCGACGTCGGGGATATCCACGCCTTCGTTGAAGATGTCGACGGTGAAGATCACGGCTAGCGGATCATCGTCGGATCGGAGCCTCTCGATCGCATCGATTCGGTCCGCCTCCGGGTCTTCGCCGACGAGCGACACGGCCGCTATTCCGAGCCGGTTGAAGGCCTCCGCCATGAAGCGCGCGTGAACCTTGGAGGCGCAGAAGCCGAGCGCCTTCATGCGCTTCGGGTCCGCCACCTTGAGATCGAGCTCTTCGGCAATGATGCGGAGGCGCGTCTTGCCCTGGGAGCCTTCCTCATCGTCGACATAGATCTGGTTGAGCGCTTCCGTCTCGTATGCTCCGCGGGTGACCTTGAGCCGTGACAGGTCGGTGCCATCATCGATCCCGAAATAGTGGAAGGGCACGAGCAGGTCCGCGTCGAGAGCATCCCACAGTCTGAGCTCTGTCGCGATCCTGCCGTCGAAGAACTCCTCGGCAACGTCAACACCGTCACCGCGCTCGGGGGTGGCAGTGAGACCGATGAGCTCCTTCGGTTCCAGATAGTCGAGGACCGCGCGATAAGTTGCCGCATCGGCGTGGTGGAACTCGTCGATGATGACGATATCGAAGTGATCGCGCGGGAGGGACGTGAGCCAGCCGCGACTCAGGGACTGTATCGATGCGAAGACATGGTTCGTGTCCCTCGGGCGTGCACCGCCGACCAGCATGTCGCCGAAGGACCGCTTCCTCATGACGGCCTGGAACGCCTGCCTGGCCTGGGTGAGGATCTTCTCCCGGTGGGCGACGAAAAGGAGGGTCGGACTGTGGAGCGTCTCTGAGAGCGCACGGAAGTCAAGAGCTGACAGGATCGTCTTCCCTGTACCGGTCGCCGCGACGACGAGGTTCCTGTGATGACCTCTGCTTCGCTCTGCCGCGAGGTGGTCGAGCATGAGGGCCTGGTGCGGACGCGGGTAGACGTCGAGGAATGTCATATCCAGCGCGGCGAGTGTGCGCTTGTCACCGTCCGTCGCCCGTCGCAGTGCTCTGTCGAGTTCGTCTCGCTGATCTGGCTCGTACGTGACGAACTCGGGGTTGCTCCAGTAGCTGTCGAACGTCGCGCGAAACTGCGACAGGACCCCTGGGGTCAATGCGTTCGAGAGGCGTACGTTCCACTCCAACCCGTCAGTCATCGCCGCCGCGGACAGGTTGGACGATCCGACATATCCCGTGCTGAACCCCGAATCCCTCTCGAAGAGCCAGGCTTTGGCGTGAAGACGCGTCGTCGTGGTCAAGTAGCTGACCTTTACCTCCGCCCCCATGTCATGGAGGATGTGAACCGCTTTCGCGTCTGTCGCACCCATGTACGTTGTCGTGATGACCCTCAATGGCACGCCCCGCGCACGAAGCTCCGCCAACGCCTTCCATAGGACGTTGATGCCGCTGACCTTGAGGAAGGAGCAGAGCAGATCGACTCTATCGGCGCTCGCCATCTCCCTCACGATCTCTCGGCTGAGTGACGGCTGCTGCGGCCCATTCGTCAAGAGAGCAGCATCCGATAGCGGTGTCTCGGGACGTAGGATCCGGCGTGACTGAGAGGGCCGGAGCGCGACAAGCTGCCTCAGCTCTCCCTTCGCACCCCAACGGATCGCATCGTCAGGCTGAATACCCGCGAGGGCCTGGTTCACGATGTCAACGCGATCCTTTTTATCCGCTAGCTTCAGCCGTTGCTCCAGCTGCGCCGCAACGTAGCGGGACAGAACAGATATTCTTTCGGCCTCATCGACCTCGGCCCAATCTGCCTGTGCCTGCGGAGGAAAACGGTGAGTGGGCAGCGCTGCCGACTCGACGAGCTCGTATAGTCCGAAGGGAAGCGCATCATCGTCGTTCATAAGCGCAGCCTAGCAATGAGAGCTGCAGGTTTCCGCTCCGATCGCCGCTCGTTTCATCGCGACCACGCGTGGCAAACAGCGGTATTCCTCCGGTCTATCATCCCCGCCGTTCCATTCCGTTGCAGTCCGTTACACTGGGCACA
Protein-coding sequences here:
- a CDS encoding DUF3427 domain-containing protein; the protein is MNDDDALPFGLYELVESAALPTHRFPPQAQADWAEVDEAERISVLSRYVAAQLEQRLKLADKKDRVDIVNQALAGIQPDDAIRWGAKGELRQLVALRPSQSRRILRPETPLSDAALLTNGPQQPSLSREIVREMASADRVDLLCSFLKVSGINVLWKALAELRARGVPLRVITTTYMGATDAKAVHILHDMGAEVKVSYLTTTTRLHAKAWLFERDSGFSTGYVGSSNLSAAAMTDGLEWNVRLSNALTPGVLSQFRATFDSYWSNPEFVTYEPDQRDELDRALRRATDGDKRTLAALDMTFLDVYPRPHQALMLDHLAAERSRGHHRNLVVAATGTGKTILSALDFRALSETLHSPTLLFVAHREKILTQARQAFQAVMRKRSFGDMLVGGARPRDTNHVFASIQSLSRGWLTSLPRDHFDIVIIDEFHHADAATYRAVLDYLEPKELIGLTATPERGDGVDVAEEFFDGRIATELRLWDALDADLLVPFHYFGIDDGTDLSRLKVTRGAYETEALNQIYVDDEEGSQGKTRLRIIAEELDLKVADPKRMKALGFCASKVHARFMAEAFNRLGIAAVSLVGEDPEADRIDAIERLRSDDDPLAVIFTVDIFNEGVDIPDVDTLLMLRPTESPTLFQQQLGRGLRRAPRKSVLTVLDFVGNHSGLYRFEKKYKAFVRGGRLTAHAVTGGFPDLPAGCSVELDEITQQHVIANIKQSLSISRPKLFEQVRELVVSDGTRRPVEFLPDFLLAYGHSFATIYRGKQSRSRGGKAIRCTWNYALSQSGVEDSLADLFADDAFIDINNRVHALTHVNDPVRQTGYLRLLRGTQSERGMGEVERRLAWMLVFSVWMTGRFTPSSERFTLDEALERLRRYPAVADELEQVWRIVEETERRVIRPERLLEGKSPLMTHGVYSREELFAGLAAHETSRIPSSFVEGVLESATVDAVALLVTLEKNEKHYSPQTMYKDYALTDREFAWDSQNSTTPDSRKGLMYRGLGEDARTPLLFVRRTKTSQEIPDGIEPYVFLGPVSYMDHEGSQPMHITWKLERAMPAELFNVARVAA